The following coding sequences are from one Lipingzhangella halophila window:
- a CDS encoding CBS domain-containing protein, with the protein MLIAEILRAKGAGVVTATPETTVAQLLTEMARHNIGAVVVAEGRRVAGIVSERDVVRRLEERGADLLAVPVSEIMTAAVITCTTTDTDDTLTVMMTENRVRHVPVMSGSDLVGLVSIGDVVKSRISQLELDRKHLEKYITQG; encoded by the coding sequence ATGCTGATCGCCGAGATTCTGCGCGCCAAGGGGGCCGGCGTGGTGACCGCCACCCCCGAGACGACGGTGGCGCAGTTGCTGACCGAGATGGCCAGGCACAACATAGGTGCCGTCGTCGTCGCTGAGGGCCGCAGGGTCGCGGGCATTGTCTCGGAGCGCGACGTCGTGCGCCGACTTGAGGAACGCGGGGCGGACCTCCTCGCTGTCCCGGTGTCCGAGATCATGACCGCCGCCGTCATCACCTGCACGACCACCGACACCGACGACACGCTGACCGTAATGATGACCGAGAACCGGGTGCGCCATGTTCCCGTCATGTCCGGAAGTGACCTTGTGGGGCTCGTGAGCATCGGGGACGTCGTCAAGAGCCGCATCAGCCAACTCGAACTCGACCGCAAGCACCTGGAGAAGTACATCACCCAGGGGTGA
- a CDS encoding SPFH domain-containing protein, with product MSQQTSPRRSGSNIKESLAAWSDIARLLRGGDSGSLVPVVIPRDSRGLKWTILVWFGMYMLLTALVVGILGSAGTINLAVLAIPFLALAVLSFVGAMLWWWRSSIVEIEQGTAGVLTKYGQVVGTLEPGRHYLWHPWSRVDFVVDTSTEIPYTAPVLACPTAENVPLKSIEFFLKFKIEDAVLFVRTIGASNFDLVLSNAVQDAIRQRSRKVRTESAYDLRGSDVDDMQQLLNRQLRRYGVTIMGCNIPDVQLPSQYQQHLATRERVAKELVAYEQEWELTRKRRIDTLLMDIERSKKTRDAKIVEVNAALNKARKDVAQMLEEQETEAQRVRFEIETRGRSDLVAAQNEAKAQRHLATSYRDNRVMLRYDLARRRLDVGTTLAEHAPQPVVVRTEGSGGDSSALSTLLLAQLLPNIGANNRAKSSRNEANSQSGGSGGLLDDPKGAVAAAAERQQQQAQQQAQQQQAQQQQAQQQQQAATGRQRGR from the coding sequence ATGAGCCAGCAGACATCTCCGCGGCGGAGCGGCTCGAACATCAAGGAGTCACTGGCGGCGTGGAGCGACATAGCCCGGCTGCTGCGTGGTGGCGACTCCGGCTCGCTCGTCCCCGTCGTCATCCCGCGCGACAGCCGCGGCCTGAAGTGGACCATCCTGGTCTGGTTCGGGATGTACATGCTGCTCACGGCGTTGGTCGTGGGCATTCTCGGGAGCGCGGGCACGATCAACCTGGCGGTGCTCGCCATCCCCTTCCTGGCGCTGGCGGTCCTTTCGTTCGTCGGAGCGATGCTGTGGTGGTGGCGCTCCTCGATCGTGGAGATCGAGCAGGGCACCGCCGGTGTGCTCACCAAGTACGGCCAGGTCGTCGGGACGCTCGAACCGGGCCGGCACTACCTGTGGCACCCGTGGTCGCGGGTCGACTTCGTGGTCGACACGTCCACCGAGATCCCGTACACGGCGCCGGTGCTCGCCTGCCCCACGGCCGAGAACGTGCCGCTGAAGTCGATCGAGTTCTTCCTGAAGTTCAAGATCGAGGACGCGGTGCTGTTCGTGCGGACAATCGGGGCCAGCAACTTCGATCTGGTGCTCTCGAACGCGGTGCAGGACGCGATCCGGCAGCGTAGCCGGAAGGTGCGCACGGAGAGCGCCTATGACCTGCGCGGCTCCGATGTGGACGATATGCAGCAGTTGCTGAACCGGCAGTTGCGGCGCTACGGGGTGACGATCATGGGCTGCAACATCCCGGACGTGCAGCTTCCCAGCCAGTACCAGCAGCACCTGGCCACACGTGAGCGGGTGGCCAAGGAGTTGGTGGCCTACGAACAGGAGTGGGAGCTGACCCGCAAGCGGCGCATCGACACCCTGCTCATGGACATCGAGCGCTCCAAGAAGACCCGCGACGCCAAGATCGTCGAGGTCAATGCGGCGCTGAACAAGGCCCGCAAGGACGTCGCGCAGATGCTGGAGGAGCAGGAGACCGAGGCGCAGCGCGTCCGGTTCGAGATCGAGACGCGCGGCCGGTCCGACCTGGTGGCGGCGCAGAACGAGGCCAAGGCGCAGCGCCACCTCGCGACCTCCTACCGGGACAACCGCGTGATGCTCCGCTACGATCTGGCCCGCCGCCGGCTCGACGTCGGCACGACGCTCGCCGAGCACGCTCCGCAGCCCGTTGTGGTCCGCACAGAGGGAAGCGGCGGCGACTCCTCGGCGCTGTCCACGCTGCTCCTGGCGCAGCTCCTGCCGAACATCGGGGCTAACAACAGGGCCAAGTCATCGCGGAATGAGGCGAACAGCCAGAGTGGGGGATCCGGCGGTCTCCTGGACGACCCGAAGGGGGCCGTGGCCGCTGCGGCCGAGCGTCAGCAGCAGCAGGCTCAGCAGCAGGCCCAACAGCAACAAGCCCAACAGCAGCAGGCTCAGCAGCAACAGCAGGCCGCGACTGGGCGTCAGCGAGGCCGGTAA
- a CDS encoding ornithine cyclodeaminase family protein, whose product MTLCMGRSDLLRVLDVHACLDRLWDSFTAQIADSTQRRLRVGLPDPGGGAGAAAARLAGLLPGIPAYTVAVEAPVFQERAATRGVVCLHDLASGELLALLDSGTLGTWRTGLTAALGTHSLARFDAESLGIVGCDAQAALLVQGLTRLRPISGLIVADADRKRAADFADRCATEFGLAVRVAGDAAAVAAESDMVLTATGSGEPLLDRADARPGTHFTSIPGPGGADESGGRELPPELLRRSRVISDDAELAAAVGVLTHAGEASGTLRGVLTGETAAREGADDITVYLPAGLPRQDLALAWLAYRGASDADVGTDVDFLT is encoded by the coding sequence GTGACGCTGTGCATGGGTCGGTCGGACCTGCTCCGGGTGCTGGATGTGCACGCCTGCCTCGACCGGTTGTGGGACAGCTTCACCGCGCAGATCGCGGACTCCACCCAGCGGCGCCTTCGCGTCGGGCTGCCGGATCCGGGCGGTGGGGCGGGGGCCGCGGCCGCTCGCCTGGCGGGGCTGCTTCCCGGCATCCCCGCCTACACGGTCGCGGTTGAGGCGCCCGTGTTCCAGGAGCGAGCCGCCACACGGGGCGTGGTGTGCCTGCACGACCTCGCCAGTGGGGAGCTGCTCGCGCTGCTCGACTCCGGCACGCTCGGCACATGGCGCACCGGCCTCACAGCGGCGCTGGGTACACACAGCCTGGCGCGCTTCGACGCCGAGTCGCTCGGAATCGTCGGCTGCGACGCGCAGGCCGCGCTCCTGGTGCAGGGGCTGACCCGGCTCCGTCCCATCTCGGGGCTGATCGTGGCCGACGCCGACCGGAAGCGGGCCGCGGATTTCGCCGACCGGTGCGCCACCGAGTTCGGGCTCGCGGTCCGGGTGGCCGGCGACGCCGCGGCCGTGGCCGCCGAGTCCGACATGGTGCTGACCGCCACCGGATCTGGCGAGCCGCTGCTGGACCGCGCCGACGCACGCCCCGGTACGCACTTCACCTCAATTCCGGGCCCCGGAGGCGCGGACGAGTCCGGGGGCCGGGAACTACCGCCGGAGCTGCTCCGGCGGTCCCGGGTGATCTCGGACGACGCGGAGCTCGCGGCCGCGGTTGGTGTGCTCACACACGCCGGCGAGGCGAGCGGGACCCTGCGCGGCGTGCTGACCGGGGAGACAGCGGCCCGTGAGGGAGCCGACGACATCACGGTGTACCTTCCTGCCGGACTGCCGCGGCAGGACCTCGCTCTGGCCTGGTTGGCCTACCGTGGAGCGAGCGACGCCGACGTGGGAACCGACGTCGACTTTCTGACCTGA
- a CDS encoding SPFH domain-containing protein, which produces MSFAQTVRGAVENAAQGGSALETVSDAISEGAGGTGLDPSDFLAARDQGTSIGTRIEQQTSSLNNAGEVLNRSSYEQNRSGSVHVICPMVIPRGRTLSTMILPILLVVGGVFGAVVTFPISVFTTPLLNPFFGIHYWIITLAVAAFMWWRQGMVMVPDGCQALITKFGKLEETVGPGRVTLFNPWKRVSYIVNTVREYPFNSPIREAPTKSGVDASVDLFVQFKIEDPREFIFVLGAVQGFEEKLNNAISETTRSLIYDQQAADIYDMVGENSERLLEQLNQQFLPAVRLTNANITHAEPSGQEYRMDLAAPEMVRVAKEAYTYEYELQLRKEQNEGDLNKELASLNETLSAIQADIAQYQAQMDTALERETNRARAKARERFVEAESEANANAALLEAQALDIRAVSAAEAPEILNYRYQKDVLDKLEAVAGSLPQVLQIGDADETSVDFLRIAQGIIGETEDTLFSDQDMTAIRSRLNEISERISQREGEISELLEIEERTVTPAEPESTEVPGAERVEEIRQSVADDTIDERLSAVVEDTDTYEGEAGR; this is translated from the coding sequence ATGTCCTTCGCTCAGACAGTGCGCGGGGCCGTCGAGAACGCTGCCCAGGGCGGCTCCGCTCTCGAGACGGTCTCCGACGCGATCAGCGAGGGGGCGGGAGGCACGGGGCTCGATCCCAGTGACTTCCTCGCGGCTCGAGACCAGGGCACCTCGATTGGTACCCGGATCGAGCAGCAGACCAGCTCCCTCAACAACGCAGGTGAGGTTCTCAACCGGAGCTCCTACGAGCAGAACCGGAGCGGGTCGGTGCACGTCATCTGCCCGATGGTTATCCCGCGAGGCCGCACCCTCTCCACCATGATCCTGCCGATCCTGCTGGTGGTCGGCGGTGTGTTCGGCGCGGTGGTCACCTTCCCGATCTCCGTGTTCACGACGCCGTTGCTGAACCCCTTCTTCGGGATCCACTACTGGATCATCACGCTCGCCGTGGCGGCGTTCATGTGGTGGCGCCAGGGGATGGTCATGGTGCCCGACGGCTGTCAGGCGCTCATCACCAAGTTCGGCAAGCTGGAGGAGACCGTCGGTCCCGGCCGCGTCACCCTGTTCAACCCGTGGAAGCGGGTGTCCTACATCGTGAACACGGTGCGGGAGTACCCGTTCAACTCGCCGATCCGCGAGGCGCCGACCAAGAGCGGTGTCGATGCCTCGGTGGATCTGTTCGTGCAGTTCAAGATCGAGGACCCGCGTGAGTTCATCTTCGTTCTCGGTGCCGTGCAGGGGTTCGAGGAGAAGCTGAACAACGCGATCAGCGAGACCACCCGCAGCCTCATCTACGACCAGCAGGCAGCGGATATCTACGACATGGTCGGGGAGAACTCCGAGCGCCTGCTCGAACAGCTCAACCAGCAGTTCCTGCCGGCGGTGCGGCTGACCAACGCCAACATCACGCACGCCGAGCCCTCTGGTCAGGAGTACCGGATGGACCTCGCGGCGCCGGAGATGGTGCGCGTCGCCAAGGAGGCCTACACCTACGAGTACGAGCTGCAGCTCCGCAAGGAGCAGAACGAGGGCGACCTGAACAAGGAGCTGGCCTCGCTCAACGAGACGCTGTCGGCGATCCAGGCCGACATCGCCCAGTACCAGGCGCAGATGGACACGGCCCTGGAGCGCGAGACCAACCGCGCCCGCGCGAAGGCCCGGGAGCGGTTCGTGGAGGCCGAGAGCGAGGCGAACGCCAACGCGGCGCTGCTGGAGGCGCAGGCGCTGGACATCCGCGCGGTGAGCGCGGCCGAGGCGCCCGAGATCCTCAACTACCGCTACCAGAAGGACGTCCTCGACAAGCTGGAGGCCGTGGCGGGCAGCCTGCCGCAGGTGCTGCAGATCGGCGACGCCGACGAGACCAGCGTGGACTTCCTGCGGATCGCCCAGGGCATCATCGGCGAGACCGAGGACACGCTCTTCTCCGACCAGGACATGACGGCCATCCGGAGCCGGCTCAACGAAATCTCCGAGCGCATCTCGCAGCGCGAGGGCGAGATCAGCGAGTTGCTGGAGATCGAGGAGCGCACGGTGACCCCGGCCGAACCGGAGTCCACGGAGGTTCCCGGTGCCGAGCGGGTTGAGGAGATCCGCCAGTCGGTCGCCGACGACACCATCGACGAGCGGCTGAGCGCCGTCGTCGAGGACACCGACACCTACGAGGGAGAGGCCGGTAGATGA